The Triticum dicoccoides isolate Atlit2015 ecotype Zavitan chromosome 6A, WEW_v2.0, whole genome shotgun sequence genome has a window encoding:
- the LOC119319596 gene encoding uncharacterized protein LOC119319596, producing MHYCLEYDFFTATVPKFDAKKSTKLLPMFVRKEEDLLNAKLVFLILFKPINTIAHYSVYVLNRYHGSIDILDSLPYTNMGMSRTSFHGDCQNIIKRFVGLLEEVYGKAAYKASKQPNRVNIAKRPTFIDVPKQVNNDCGFFTVKFCSTYDGDELVEDIGDVKAAADDWKAEFMNTLVFSEKNEIVGAELPAEIRSLSL from the exons ATGCATTACTGCCTGGAGTATGATTTTTTCACTGCAACAGTTCCAAAATTCGATGCAAAAAAATCAACTAAActcctcccaatgtttgttcgcaAGGAAGAAGATCTTCTTAACGCAAAGCTG GTTTTTTTGATACTATTCAAGCCAATTAACACAATAGCGCACTACAGTGTGTATGTGCTGAATAGATATCATGGGAGCATTGACATCCTCGATTCACTTCCTTACACTAATATGGGAATGTCACGAACAAGTTTCCATGGAGACTGCCAAAATatc ATCaagagatttgttgggttgctcgaggaggtgtaCGGCAAGGCTGCGTACAAAGCGAGCAAGCAGCCTAACAGGGTGAATATTGCAAAGAGGCCGACTTTTATCGATGTTCCAAAGCAAGTGAATAATGATTGTGGTTTCTTCACCGTGAAGTTCTGCTCTACGTATGATGGCGATGAGCTTGTTGAAGACATCGGTGATGTGAAA GCTGCTGCAGATGACTGGAAGGCCGAGTTCATGAACACTCTAGTCTTTAGCGAGAAGAATGAAATTGTGGGTGCAGAGCTTCCTGCCGAGATCCGGTCATTGAGCCTATGA